The following are encoded in a window of Clostridium thermarum genomic DNA:
- a CDS encoding Gfo/Idh/MocA family protein, whose amino-acid sequence MIKVAIVGTGSISQEHIKGYLQFPNRCKIVALVDIYPEKAEEKKQRFNLADAEIYDDHKKILQRDDIDLVDVCTPPYVHAEISINCLNAGKNVLCEKPMAASLEECDAMLEAAKKNRKLLSVVAQNRYSTAYMKLKKTLDSKLAGDIVHAQIDSFWWRGHCYYDLWWRGTWEKEGGGCTLNHAVHHIDMAAWMMGMPEEVQAVMSNTSHDNAEVEDISIAILKYKNGALGQITSSVVHHGEEQQIIFQGKNARISAPWKVYASTSKSNGFPERNEELEREIEKYYESLPETKYHGHTAQLDDVLNSLETGEKVLIPGKEGKNALELITAIYKSASTKQPVKLPLAKDDPFYTVAGIQASVPHFYEKSANVENFDNEKITLGREM is encoded by the coding sequence ATGATAAAAGTAGCAATAGTTGGTACAGGTAGTATTTCTCAGGAACATATCAAGGGATATCTTCAATTCCCGAATAGGTGTAAAATAGTTGCCCTTGTAGATATATATCCTGAAAAAGCGGAAGAGAAGAAACAGAGGTTTAATCTGGCAGATGCAGAAATATATGACGATCACAAAAAGATTTTACAAAGAGATGACATAGACTTGGTGGACGTGTGCACTCCTCCTTACGTACATGCAGAAATATCAATTAATTGCCTCAATGCCGGCAAGAATGTTCTATGCGAAAAGCCCATGGCCGCTTCCCTGGAGGAATGTGACGCCATGCTGGAGGCAGCGAAGAAAAATAGGAAGCTTCTTTCCGTAGTGGCGCAAAACCGTTATTCAACAGCTTATATGAAGCTGAAGAAAACCTTAGACTCTAAGCTGGCAGGAGATATAGTACATGCTCAAATAGATTCCTTCTGGTGGAGAGGCCATTGCTATTACGACCTCTGGTGGAGAGGTACCTGGGAAAAGGAAGGGGGAGGATGTACATTAAACCATGCAGTACATCATATAGATATGGCTGCTTGGATGATGGGCATGCCTGAGGAGGTACAGGCAGTTATGAGCAATACCTCCCATGACAATGCAGAAGTAGAGGATATATCAATTGCCATATTGAAATATAAGAATGGTGCCTTGGGTCAAATAACCAGTTCAGTAGTACATCACGGTGAAGAGCAGCAGATTATTTTCCAAGGTAAGAATGCAAGAATTTCAGCTCCATGGAAGGTATATGCTTCAACCTCAAAGTCTAATGGATTCCCGGAAAGAAATGAGGAGCTGGAAAGGGAGATTGAAAAGTACTATGAAAGTCTGCCTGAAACAAAGTATCATGGACACACTGCCCAGTTGGATGACGTACTTAATAGCTTGGAAACCGGAGAAAAGGTACTGATACCTGGAAAAGAGGGCAAGAATGCCTTAGAGCTTATAACAGCCATCTATAAGTCAGCCTCAACAAAACAGCCTGTAAAGCTGCCTTTAGCTAAAGATGACCCATTCTATACAGTAGCCGGCATTCAAGCAAGCGTGCCTCATTTTTATGAAAAGTCAGCCAATGTTGAAAACTTTGATAATGAAAAAATAACACTTGGTAGGGAGATGTAA
- a CDS encoding Gfo/Idh/MocA family protein, with product MTKESGMNYAPKGKPNKVCSEGEFIFAAVGLDHGHIYGMCNGLIEAGAQLKWVYDPDMKKVENFCKTYPQVKVAQSEEEILKDESVQLIASAAIPSDRCAIGLRAMDAGKDYFADKPPMTALEQLEQAKAKVKETGRKFAVYFGERLHNEASVFAGQLIEQNAIGRVVQVMGLGPHRVGGWRPDWFYEKDKYGGILCDIGSHQLEQFLYFTGATDAVVQNPRVANYNYKEHPNFEDFGDVSLVGNNGATGYFRLDWFTPDGLSTWGDGRLFILGTDGYIELRKYVDVAREASTDHVYLVNKDGEHHFDVKGQVGFPYFGQLILDCLNRTENAMTQEHTFKAVELCLIAQKEAQKIE from the coding sequence ATGACTAAAGAAAGCGGAATGAACTATGCACCAAAGGGGAAACCAAATAAAGTTTGCAGTGAAGGAGAGTTTATCTTTGCGGCAGTGGGCCTAGACCATGGCCATATATATGGAATGTGTAACGGACTGATTGAAGCAGGAGCACAGTTAAAGTGGGTTTATGACCCGGATATGAAGAAGGTTGAGAATTTTTGTAAAACCTATCCTCAGGTAAAAGTTGCCCAGAGTGAAGAAGAGATACTTAAGGATGAATCAGTTCAACTAATAGCTAGTGCTGCTATTCCATCTGACCGCTGTGCCATAGGGCTTCGAGCCATGGATGCGGGCAAGGACTACTTTGCAGATAAGCCGCCGATGACTGCCTTGGAACAGCTTGAACAGGCAAAAGCAAAGGTGAAGGAAACCGGAAGAAAGTTTGCTGTATATTTCGGAGAAAGACTTCACAATGAAGCCTCCGTTTTTGCAGGACAATTGATTGAACAAAACGCCATCGGAAGAGTAGTTCAAGTTATGGGCCTTGGACCTCACCGCGTAGGAGGATGGAGACCGGATTGGTTCTATGAGAAGGATAAGTATGGCGGAATACTTTGCGATATAGGAAGCCATCAGCTGGAACAATTCTTGTATTTCACCGGAGCTACTGATGCCGTAGTTCAAAATCCAAGAGTAGCAAATTATAACTACAAGGAGCACCCAAATTTTGAGGACTTCGGCGATGTTTCTTTAGTGGGAAACAATGGAGCAACTGGATACTTCAGATTAGATTGGTTCACTCCAGATGGATTAAGCACTTGGGGAGACGGCCGTCTTTTCATCCTAGGAACCGATGGATACATCGAACTTAGAAAATACGTAGACGTAGCCAGAGAGGCTTCAACAGATCATGTTTATCTTGTAAATAAAGATGGGGAACATCATTTTGATGTTAAAGGACAAGTTGGTTTCCCATACTTTGGTCAGCTAATTTTGGATTGCTTAAACAGAACAGAAAATGCAATGACTCAAGAGCATACCTTCAAAGCAGTTGAACTGTGCCTGATTGCTCAAAAAGAAGCCCAAAAGATTGAATAG
- a CDS encoding mannitol dehydrogenase family protein produces MMKGLVLSKEGIKNTEAWEKSGIELPKFDYEKMAAATYENPAWVHFGAGNIFRGFTAVLQQDLLNKGLTATGIIAVEGFDYEIIDRIYKPYDNLSLLVIMNPDGSLEKKVVASLSEGLAADVSRTCEWERLHQIFAKPSLQMVSFTITEKGYALKNISNEYLPIIKEDMAAGPKTPKTVMAKVTALAYTRYKNGELPVAFVSMDNCSQNGLKLRNAVVTIAEKWAEADFVEPGFLDYLKNEEKVTFPWSMIDKITPRPSDSVKETLNSMGFESTEIVCTKVNTYIAPFVNAEGPQYLVIEDKFPNGRMPLEKAGVYFTDRETVERVEQMKVCTCLNPLHTALAVYGCLLGYTSIAAEMKDQYLKMLVEKIGYAEGMPVVINPGILNPEDFIKEVIEVRLPNPFIPDTPQRIASDTSQKVGIRFGETIKAYAKTEGLDPKNLKYIPLAIAGWCRYLLGLDDSGKEMQLSPDPLLSVLSPHLAEVKFGDPSSAGNSLKPILSNVEIFGSDLYAVGLGEKIEGYFAEMIAGVGAVRATLKKHLEINQ; encoded by the coding sequence ATGATGAAAGGCTTAGTTTTAAGCAAGGAAGGCATTAAGAATACAGAAGCTTGGGAAAAGTCAGGAATTGAACTACCTAAGTTCGATTATGAAAAGATGGCAGCTGCAACTTATGAGAATCCAGCCTGGGTACACTTTGGAGCAGGTAATATTTTCAGAGGTTTTACAGCAGTGCTTCAGCAAGACCTTCTTAATAAAGGCCTCACTGCTACGGGAATCATTGCTGTAGAAGGCTTTGACTATGAAATAATAGACAGAATTTACAAACCATATGACAACTTAAGCTTGCTTGTTATCATGAATCCGGACGGAAGCCTTGAAAAAAAGGTTGTGGCAAGTTTAAGTGAAGGTCTGGCAGCAGATGTTTCCAGAACATGTGAGTGGGAAAGATTACACCAGATCTTTGCAAAGCCTTCTCTTCAAATGGTGAGCTTCACTATCACTGAAAAAGGTTATGCTTTGAAAAATATCTCCAATGAGTATTTGCCAATAATAAAGGAAGACATGGCAGCCGGTCCTAAGACTCCAAAGACAGTTATGGCTAAAGTTACAGCCTTGGCATACACCAGATATAAAAACGGTGAACTGCCAGTTGCCTTTGTTAGCATGGATAATTGTTCACAGAACGGTTTAAAGCTTAGAAATGCAGTGGTTACCATTGCTGAGAAATGGGCTGAAGCAGATTTTGTTGAGCCAGGCTTCCTGGATTACCTAAAGAATGAGGAGAAGGTTACTTTCCCGTGGAGTATGATAGATAAGATTACGCCTCGTCCTTCCGACAGTGTAAAGGAAACTCTAAACTCTATGGGTTTTGAAAGTACAGAAATAGTTTGTACAAAAGTTAATACTTATATAGCTCCTTTTGTCAATGCAGAAGGTCCTCAGTACCTTGTAATAGAAGATAAATTCCCAAATGGCCGTATGCCATTGGAGAAGGCAGGAGTATACTTTACTGACAGAGAAACTGTTGAGAGAGTAGAACAGATGAAGGTTTGTACTTGCTTGAATCCACTTCATACCGCCCTTGCAGTTTACGGTTGCTTACTGGGCTATACTTCTATAGCAGCAGAAATGAAGGACCAATACCTAAAGATGCTTGTTGAAAAAATAGGTTATGCGGAAGGTATGCCTGTAGTTATCAATCCGGGAATACTAAATCCTGAAGATTTTATAAAAGAAGTTATCGAGGTTAGACTTCCAAATCCATTCATACCTGATACTCCACAGAGAATTGCTTCTGATACATCACAGAAGGTGGGAATAAGATTTGGTGAAACAATCAAAGCTTATGCTAAGACAGAGGGCTTAGATCCTAAGAACCTGAAATATATTCCACTTGCAATTGCAGGCTGGTGCAGATATCTTCTGGGCCTAGATGATTCCGGTAAGGAAATGCAGTTGAGTCCAGACCCACTGCTAAGCGTTCTGAGCCCCCACCTTGCAGAGGTTAAATTCGGTGATCCAAGTTCAGCAGGCAACAGCTTGAAGCCAATACTTTCAAACGTTGAAATCTTTGGTTCCGATCTTTACGCCGTTGGACTTGGTGAAAAAATAGAAGGCTATTTTGCAGAAATGATAGCCGGCGTTGGTGCTGTCAGAGCAACTTTGAAAAAGCACCTTGAAATTAATCAGTAA
- the uxuA gene encoding mannonate dehydratase: MRMTFRWYGEGNDTVTLDQIKQIPGVEGIVWSLHHIPAGEEWPMDRILKEKELIESHRFNIDVVESVNVHEDIKLGLPTRDKYIENYKRTIEKLAKAGVKCICYNFMPVFDWARTDLYKALPDGSTALFFEKAKIHNTDPMELVDKIAKGVPGLTMPGWEPERLAHLKELFKAYENVTEEDLWNNLKYFLEQIIPVCEINDIKMAIHPDDPPWSIFGLPRIITGKENLRRFLKLVDSKYNGLTLCSGSLGSNPDNDVVEMIREFGDRIHFAHIRNIKIFDNGDFIETSHRTCDGSIDVAGIIKAYHDIGFDGYVRPDHGRHIWGEKCRPGYGLYDRALGIMYLWGLWDALEKNEGKL, encoded by the coding sequence ATGAGGATGACCTTTAGATGGTATGGAGAAGGTAATGATACAGTTACCCTAGATCAAATAAAACAAATACCGGGGGTTGAAGGCATTGTTTGGTCTCTTCACCACATACCTGCCGGCGAAGAATGGCCAATGGATAGAATTCTAAAAGAAAAGGAACTTATTGAAAGCCATCGTTTCAATATAGATGTAGTAGAAAGCGTTAATGTTCACGAAGACATTAAACTGGGTCTTCCTACTAGAGACAAATATATTGAAAACTACAAGAGAACTATTGAAAAACTTGCAAAGGCGGGCGTTAAGTGCATCTGCTATAACTTCATGCCTGTTTTTGACTGGGCCAGAACTGATTTATACAAAGCTCTTCCTGACGGTTCTACAGCTTTGTTCTTTGAAAAGGCAAAGATTCATAACACAGATCCAATGGAATTAGTTGATAAGATTGCCAAGGGTGTTCCTGGGCTTACAATGCCGGGTTGGGAGCCGGAAAGACTTGCTCATTTGAAGGAGCTCTTTAAGGCCTATGAAAATGTTACAGAAGAAGATCTTTGGAATAATTTAAAGTATTTCCTTGAGCAAATTATTCCCGTATGCGAAATCAATGATATAAAAATGGCCATACATCCGGATGATCCACCGTGGTCAATATTTGGTCTTCCAAGAATAATCACAGGCAAGGAAAACCTGAGAAGGTTCTTAAAGCTTGTTGATAGTAAGTATAATGGATTAACACTCTGCAGCGGTTCTCTTGGTTCTAACCCTGACAACGACGTTGTAGAAATGATAAGAGAGTTTGGAGACAGAATTCATTTTGCCCACATAAGAAACATAAAGATCTTCGATAATGGTGACTTTATAGAGACCTCACATAGAACCTGTGACGGATCCATTGATGTTGCCGGAATCATCAAGGCTTATCATGATATTGGTTTTGACGGTTACGTAAGACCTGACCACGGACGACATATCTGGGGGGAAAAATGCAGACCAGGTTACGGTTTATATGACAGGGCTCTTGGAATCATGTATTTATGGGGATTATGGGACGCTCTGGAGAAAAATGAAGGAAAGCTTTAA
- a CDS encoding helix-turn-helix domain-containing protein, which yields MRSQVNPSKYIYNIHPKIIYFIDRHAIWDWTLNDHINYYNLMLIYDGKAEFTCNNTTIQATSGYLLFHKPGDRRKAHTFADNPMKGYGIDFYYTCPVYEDGEWKYVEPELPFSYFQKIEDKYLFSRLHDLFAKLNRFHLSTSDTKEVSERLIFTEILTLLFKYKEGNEYNYANARKVDKVINYMTEHYMENITLQELADYTKISPSYLGNIFKKVTGKSTIEYLINIRINKAKSLLKDGVTVSETSKLVGFNDIFYFSKAFKKHEGLSPSQYADLQNGED from the coding sequence ATGAGATCACAAGTGAATCCATCAAAGTATATATACAACATTCATCCTAAAATTATATATTTTATTGATAGACATGCTATCTGGGACTGGACCCTTAATGATCATATAAATTACTATAATTTAATGCTGATTTACGATGGTAAGGCAGAATTTACCTGTAACAATACAACCATACAAGCTACAAGCGGATACTTACTTTTTCATAAGCCCGGCGACAGGAGAAAAGCTCATACTTTTGCTGATAACCCTATGAAAGGTTATGGTATTGATTTTTACTATACCTGTCCAGTATATGAAGACGGTGAATGGAAATATGTAGAACCAGAACTTCCTTTTAGCTACTTTCAAAAAATTGAAGATAAATACCTTTTTTCCAGATTACACGACTTATTTGCAAAACTAAATCGCTTCCATTTATCCACATCGGATACAAAAGAAGTAAGCGAAAGATTGATATTTACCGAAATATTAACTCTGTTGTTTAAGTATAAAGAGGGGAATGAATATAATTACGCCAATGCAAGGAAGGTAGATAAGGTTATAAACTACATGACTGAACACTACATGGAGAATATCACCCTTCAAGAGCTGGCTGATTATACAAAAATCAGTCCTTCTTACTTAGGCAATATCTTTAAGAAGGTTACAGGGAAATCTACTATTGAGTACCTCATTAATATAAGAATCAATAAAGCTAAATCCCTGCTCAAGGACGGTGTTACTGTTTCTGAAACCTCTAAATTAGTTGGTTTTAATGATATCTTCTACTTTAGTAAGGCCTTTAAAAAACATGAAGGCCTAAGCCCATCCCAGTATGCAGATTTGCAAAACGGGGAAGATTAA
- a CDS encoding ABC transporter permease, whose amino-acid sequence MDKVQMKLAKKKRRISYIKRFWPLYLMLVLPLTYFAIFKYIPMTYIQIAFKKYSIVQSAWEMEWAGNYGFEHFIKAFSNRDFLYALRNTFMLNLLDLVVGFPAPIILAILLNELTFKRFKRVTQTIAYLPHFLSWIIISGLALQLFAPTNGLINIFLNRLGVDSIPFLNSPPHWVGTYVLLGIWQSVGWNTIIYLAAITGINPELYEAASVDGAGRFRKIWHVTLPGLRPTIVILLIMSLGRILGSEFDRPFALANKMVTSVSNVISIFVYQYGIRGLQFSLTTAVGIFQSVIGVIFLVAANKIAKKFGERGIL is encoded by the coding sequence ATGGATAAAGTCCAGATGAAGCTGGCTAAAAAGAAAAGAAGAATCAGCTATATAAAGCGATTTTGGCCGCTGTATTTAATGTTGGTACTTCCTTTAACGTATTTTGCTATCTTTAAGTATATACCTATGACATATATACAGATAGCATTTAAGAAATACAGTATCGTTCAAAGTGCCTGGGAGATGGAGTGGGCAGGAAATTATGGATTTGAACATTTTATTAAAGCCTTTTCAAATCGTGATTTCCTATATGCATTACGAAATACTTTCATGCTTAATTTACTTGACCTGGTTGTAGGTTTTCCGGCTCCTATTATTTTAGCAATATTGCTTAATGAGTTAACTTTTAAGCGCTTTAAGCGTGTGACTCAGACAATTGCATACCTGCCTCATTTCCTATCATGGATTATTATATCAGGTTTAGCATTGCAGCTTTTTGCTCCTACAAATGGTCTTATTAATATCTTTTTAAATCGGCTAGGGGTTGACTCAATTCCTTTCCTGAATTCACCGCCACATTGGGTAGGAACCTATGTGTTACTGGGAATTTGGCAAAGTGTTGGTTGGAATACTATTATCTATTTGGCAGCCATTACAGGTATCAATCCTGAGCTTTATGAAGCAGCCTCAGTTGATGGTGCTGGTCGTTTCAGAAAGATTTGGCACGTTACATTACCTGGCTTAAGACCTACTATTGTAATACTTTTGATTATGAGTCTTGGTAGAATACTTGGTAGTGAGTTTGACCGTCCATTTGCTTTAGCTAATAAGATGGTTACCAGCGTATCAAATGTTATATCTATCTTTGTATACCAGTATGGTATAAGGGGACTGCAGTTCTCATTAACCACTGCAGTTGGTATTTTCCAATCTGTAATAGGTGTAATTTTCTTGGTTGCAGCCAATAAGATAGCTAAAAAGTTTGGAGAACGAGGTATTTTATAA
- a CDS encoding carbohydrate ABC transporter permease, which translates to MIKSRATKIGDWIIAFICFLIILICLLPLLNVLARSLSSADALIKNEVLLWPKGWNLDAYKTVLSDSKYTWSLAWTAILTVICTIVSMTMTTLCAYPLIFEELKGKKIINTFIIITMYFSAGTIPNYLLMKDLNLLNNPLVLIIPGCLSVFNMIIMRSFLQGIPDSLRESAEIDGAGYFKILIRIYLPLSMPVIATLSLFYAVGRWNGFSDALMYMNDRKYYPIQLLLYNILNNAQSVEVSIQEGFSTPGLSETLKAATVMFATVPILLVYPWLQRYFIAGVTLGAVKE; encoded by the coding sequence ATGATAAAATCACGAGCTACTAAAATCGGAGATTGGATAATTGCTTTTATCTGCTTTCTAATTATATTAATTTGTCTGTTACCTCTTTTGAATGTGTTAGCTCGTTCGCTTAGCTCAGCAGATGCTTTAATAAAAAATGAGGTGTTGCTGTGGCCTAAAGGATGGAATTTAGACGCATATAAAACAGTACTTAGTGACTCAAAGTATACCTGGTCACTGGCGTGGACAGCTATTTTGACGGTTATTTGTACTATTGTATCTATGACTATGACAACATTGTGTGCATATCCGCTGATTTTTGAAGAATTAAAAGGAAAAAAGATCATAAATACCTTCATCATTATTACTATGTATTTCAGCGCAGGAACTATACCAAATTACCTGCTGATGAAGGACTTGAACTTGTTGAATAATCCTTTAGTACTTATTATTCCGGGATGTCTCAGTGTATTCAACATGATTATTATGAGAAGTTTCCTTCAAGGTATACCTGACAGTCTTCGAGAATCTGCGGAAATTGATGGAGCAGGCTATTTTAAGATATTAATTCGAATCTATTTACCACTTTCAATGCCTGTTATCGCCACCTTATCACTATTCTATGCGGTAGGACGCTGGAACGGATTTTCCGATGCACTGATGTATATGAATGACAGAAAGTATTATCCAATACAGTTACTTTTATATAATATCTTAAATAATGCACAGTCTGTAGAAGTTTCTATACAAGAAGGTTTTTCAACACCAGGGCTTTCAGAAACATTGAAAGCTGCAACGGTTATGTTTGCTACTGTTCCAATATTACTTGTTTATCCATGGCTTCAAAGATACTTCATTGCAGGGGTTACTTTAGGAGCAGTAAAAGAGTAG
- a CDS encoding extracellular solute-binding protein, with amino-acid sequence MKKTISIIMAVAMSAMLFSGCKKTTAETPSTTPDAGTKTEENAEIVNGRFTTTRKITVEVYDRGNEGGSKPEDNFFTNYIKEGMLRDHNVEVTFVPVPRWTEVEQINNLLAAGTAPDIAVTYSYPTVQTYAKMGGVLDLAPLIEEYKDLLPNLTGLLTETNINYNKDPETGTIWAIEARLANQARTNVFVREDWLKKLNIPEPTTLEEFEAMLKAFKDNASLLLGADADKMVPFSTSFDIGWRADHLLASFVPSTITEKEKYIYGFDDRKLLFPGIKEGVRKLNQWYNEGLVWKDFAMYPAGDKTEDNMMKAGYVGAFIHNWDYPYRDGENSINNSIKRIAGEEASYIAISPFKNDAGKYAKFLSDPVDRKIFFPSTNKEPLASLLYLDWISDLEHRMFLQIGEEGVNHEKTADGAIKMLSATGDKIMNSPSNIDYTITLNGLDLGDKELTLKSMAFSYVGVDAKYIKKAYDASILDGVFTKKVNAGAIQAEEGMGPALNEKRDTLLTQAVAAPANKFDSVFDSGLNDYLNSGGQAIIDERTAAYEKVMGK; translated from the coding sequence ATGAAAAAAACAATTTCAATTATAATGGCAGTTGCAATGTCTGCTATGCTATTTAGCGGTTGTAAGAAGACCACAGCTGAAACTCCAAGTACTACGCCTGATGCTGGTACTAAAACAGAAGAAAATGCTGAAATCGTTAACGGTAGATTTACTACTACAAGAAAGATTACAGTAGAAGTTTATGACCGTGGAAATGAGGGCGGTTCCAAGCCGGAAGATAACTTCTTTACAAACTACATTAAAGAAGGAATGCTGCGTGATCATAATGTTGAAGTAACCTTTGTTCCTGTTCCACGTTGGACAGAAGTTGAACAAATCAACAACCTTCTTGCAGCTGGTACTGCACCGGATATTGCTGTAACTTACAGTTATCCAACAGTTCAGACTTATGCAAAGATGGGTGGAGTTCTTGACTTAGCTCCGCTAATTGAAGAATATAAAGACTTATTACCTAATCTAACTGGCTTATTAACTGAAACTAATATAAATTACAATAAAGATCCTGAAACTGGTACTATATGGGCAATTGAAGCACGTCTTGCAAACCAAGCACGTACTAACGTTTTCGTACGTGAAGACTGGCTCAAAAAGCTTAATATACCAGAACCAACTACTTTAGAAGAATTCGAAGCAATGTTAAAAGCATTCAAAGATAATGCAAGCTTACTTTTAGGAGCAGATGCTGATAAGATGGTACCATTCTCTACCAGCTTTGATATTGGCTGGCGTGCAGATCATCTTTTAGCTTCCTTCGTTCCAAGCACAATCACTGAAAAAGAAAAGTATATATATGGCTTTGATGACAGAAAGCTTTTATTCCCTGGTATCAAAGAGGGTGTCAGAAAACTTAACCAATGGTATAATGAAGGACTTGTTTGGAAGGACTTCGCAATGTATCCTGCAGGCGATAAGACAGAGGACAATATGATGAAGGCTGGTTATGTTGGTGCATTCATCCATAACTGGGATTATCCTTACCGTGATGGTGAAAACAGTATCAATAACAGCATAAAGAGAATAGCTGGTGAAGAAGCTTCATATATAGCTATTAGCCCATTTAAGAATGATGCAGGAAAATATGCCAAATTCTTATCAGATCCAGTTGACCGTAAGATATTCTTCCCATCTACTAACAAAGAACCTCTTGCTTCATTACTTTACCTTGACTGGATAAGCGATCTTGAACACCGCATGTTCTTACAGATTGGTGAAGAAGGCGTTAACCATGAAAAGACAGCTGACGGTGCAATCAAGATGTTATCAGCAACTGGTGATAAAATTATGAATTCACCTAGCAACATAGACTACACAATTACTCTTAACGGTCTAGACCTTGGTGACAAAGAACTTACTTTAAAATCTATGGCATTTAGCTATGTAGGCGTTGATGCTAAGTATATTAAGAAGGCTTATGACGCCAGCATACTTGACGGAGTATTTACTAAGAAGGTTAATGCAGGTGCAATACAGGCAGAAGAAGGTATGGGACCTGCACTTAATGAAAAGCGTGATACATTATTAACTCAAGCAGTTGCAGCTCCAGCAAATAAGTTTGACTCTGTATTCGATAGCGGATTAAATGACTACCTAAATTCAGGTGGTCAGGCTATCATTGATGAACGTACTGCTGCTTATGAAAAAGTAATGGGTAAATAA
- a CDS encoding AraC family transcriptional regulator, producing the protein MESLILYPVLHKNIANLPFYVTGLGINYLEGGITRKDGFQDYQWAYCIKGSGRFIIENKTYDIPVNSAFFFRKALPHQYFTVEEPWVTNWITFNGAAVEGLLDYMNIGNHEVISIVQRQDLEYIMEDIFSLLSPSNSGKDVTASSLLYKFLIKMKDFKDTSSKEENINLFKKLQPVINLMAENYNRVITLEEMADKIEVSKHYLCRIFKKAYLVTPFQYLNQLRIQKSKETMMNNKLLKIKQVAYNSGFSDVSYFCSMFKKIEGCTPIEFKKTH; encoded by the coding sequence ATGGAGAGTTTAATTTTGTATCCCGTATTACATAAAAATATAGCTAATCTGCCCTTTTATGTAACCGGTCTGGGTATCAATTACTTGGAAGGCGGCATAACACGAAAGGATGGCTTTCAGGATTATCAATGGGCTTATTGCATTAAAGGATCTGGCAGGTTCATTATCGAAAATAAGACCTACGACATCCCTGTCAACAGCGCCTTCTTTTTCAGAAAGGCTCTTCCACATCAATATTTCACTGTGGAAGAGCCTTGGGTTACCAACTGGATAACCTTTAACGGGGCTGCCGTAGAAGGCCTGTTAGATTACATGAATATAGGTAACCATGAAGTGATCAGCATAGTCCAAAGGCAGGACTTGGAATACATTATGGAGGATATCTTCAGCCTCCTTTCCCCTTCTAACAGCGGAAAGGATGTAACGGCCTCAAGCTTATTATATAAGTTTCTTATAAAGATGAAGGACTTTAAAGATACTTCCAGTAAAGAAGAAAATATAAACCTATTTAAAAAGCTGCAGCCGGTAATAAATCTAATGGCGGAAAATTATAACAGGGTTATTACTCTTGAAGAAATGGCAGATAAAATAGAAGTAAGCAAGCATTATCTATGCAGGATTTTTAAAAAGGCCTACTTGGTTACACCCTTTCAGTATTTAAATCAACTTAGAATCCAAAAGTCAAAGGAAACCATGATGAATAACAAGCTGCTTAAAATTAAGCAGGTTGCCTATAATTCAGGCTTCAGCGATGTAAGTTATTTCTGCTCAATGTTCAAAAAAATAGAGGGCTGCACCCCCATTGAGTTTAAGAAAACCCACTAG